A segment of the Desulfonatronovibrio hydrogenovorans DSM 9292 genome:
TCATGCTGGGATTCATTACCAGACTTTTTGGGCCGAACCGCTCCTGGAGGGATGGATTCCAGGCCTGGAAGTTCTGTTTGTTTTCATCCACTGCCTTTTCGTTGCCGTATCTTTTTCTGGCATGGGTGGCAGGGCCCGAGTTTCCTTCATTAATCGGCGGGCTGATTGGGCTGGGCCTGGTTGTCTGGGGAGCTAAAAAGGGTCTGGCCATGCCAGACCAAGTGTTCACTTTTAAAGGTTCCAGGGCATGGGACCCTGAATGGACAGGAAGTGTTGCGGCAATAGAAGAGACCAGGTTCACAGCCCGCATGTCCCAGGTGCGGGCCTGGATGCCATACATTCTGATCGGTCTGATCCTGGTCCTGACCAGAATTGATGAACTGGGCCTCAAAGCCTGGCTCTTATCAAAGACCCTGACCATCTCCAGTATCCTCGGATACGAATCAGTGGAGGAATCAATATCCATACTTTACTTGCCCGGTACGATCCCTTTCATGCTGGTGGCTCTTTTGACCGTTTTTATGCATTCCATGAGCCTTGGGCAGGTAAAATCAGCTTGGTTAGATACATTCAGGCGGGTCAAGAGTCCGGCCATTGCCCTTTTTTTTGCAGTGGGCCTGGTGAGCATTTTTCGAGGATCAGGTGCAGATGATTTACTGTTGAATCCCCACCAATACCCGTCAATGCCGCTGGCTGTAGCCGAGAGCATTGCCGGACTGGTCGGTCAGAGCTGGCCTTTTTTCGCGGGTTTTGTTGGAGGACTGGGGAGCTTTATCACCGGATCCAATACGGTTTCAAATCTTTTGTTTGCGGAATTTCAATGGGGAATGGCTGAACAGCTTGGCCTGTCTGTCCAGATAATTATTGCTGCCCAGGTGGCTGGCGGAGCCCTGGGAAACATGATATGCATCCACAATATTGTAGCTGTCTGCGCTGTTGTGGGTTTGGCCGGAAAAGAAGGCATGATCCTTAGTCGGACTTTCTGGCCGTTTTTACTTTACGGGGCGTCAGTGGGTCTTGTGGCTATGCTGATGTGTTTTGTGTTTTTGCCGGACATTTTCTAGGATCCGGTCAACTATTAAGGCTTATTATCATGAAGTTAAAAATACTGGTTGTTTTACCCATGTACGGGGGGTCTCTTCCGGTGGGCAGGTTTTGTGCCGAGGCCCTGAAACGACAGGGTCATCTGGTGGAGGTCTTTGAAGCCCCTGACTTCCATTGCGCTTTTACTGCTCTAAAAGGCATAAGAGTCAGCTCTTCCAGTCTGGAATATCTTGAAAACAGCTTTTTACAGGTGGTTTCCAGTGCCATCCTGGCTAAAGTTGACTTTTTTCAGCCTGACCTGGTGCTGGCTTTAGCCCAGGCTCCATTAAGCCGCCAGGCCTTGAAAAGACTAAGAGCGGACAAAGTCAGGACAGCCATGTGGTTTGTGGAGGATTTCAGGATATTCGGATATTGGCGGGCCTTTGCCCCTTATTATGATGTATTTGCAGTCATTCAAAGGGAGCCTTTTTTTTCAGAGCTTAAAGCCGCTGGTGTTGACAACCATCTCTACCTTCCCATGGCAGCAGATCCTCTTTATCATAAACCTCTGGAGCTTGGTCTGGTTGAACAAAAAAAGTGGGGAAGCGATCTTTCCTTTATGGGAGCTGGATACCCCAACCGGCGCAAGGCGTTCAAGGAACTGACCAGCTATGATTTTAAGATTTGGGGTACGGAATGGGACGGGGATTCAATTCTGGCTCCTTTTGTTCAGATGGGTGGCAGAAGGATCAGTTCTGAAGAATGCGTAAAAATATTCAATGCATCCAAAATCAACCTGAACCTGCATTCAACCATGGATCAGAATCAACTGGTCGGCCAGGGAGACTTTGTAAATCCCAGGACCTTTGAGCTGGCATCTTGTGCTGCATTTCAGCTGGTAGACAGAAGAGGTCTAATGGACGAGCTTTTCAGAGATGATGAACTGGCCTTTTTCTCAGACATGGCCGACCTCAGAGAAAAGATTGATTATTATTTGGCCCGGCCTGAAGACCGGGCGTTGATGGCTGCAAAAGCCAGAAAAAGGGTGCAAAGTGAGCACACCTATGAGCATCGGATGAAAACTCTGGTTGATTATGCAGTTGAAAAGCTTGGTCTTAAAAAAGAGTCTGCTGCAAATCCTGTATTGGATGAGCTTTCGCCTGAGCTTAGACAGGACCTGGAATCCATGCTGGCCAGGCTGGGCCTTTCGCCCAATGCCCGGTTCGAGGATGTGGTCCACTATATCAGGCAGGAAAAAGGCAGGCTCAGCCCCCTGGAGACATCAATACTCTTTCTGGACGAATGGCAGAAACAGTATAAAAGCTGACAACCAGATATTGAAGGAACTGTTCTCAGTTAACTGGGACAATTTGGTTTTTAGTGGAACGACTTCAGATTTTTCCCGGCCTTTACCGTGCTTTCCGGGAACTGTTAATGAGAGCTGGCTCCCGGGTCTTGTTGACTGGACCAGGACAAGTGCCTAGGATTCATTTTTTTGAATGACCCTTCCAGACTTTTCTATGTTTAACTATCTAATAAATAAGGATATTGTTTATGATAAAGCCCAGCACCCAGATTCGTTTAGAAGGAATGAACGCCATTATCCTGGCTATTCTGGCCACCCTGGTATTTGCTCTTTTAGGCTGGGGATTCCTGGCTCTGCTCGGTCTGGTGAGTGTCGGGTTTATTCTCAATTTTTTCAGGGATCCGGAACGGGTTGTCCCGGATGAACCCGATGTTGCAGTAGCACCGGCCGATGGCAAAGTGGTCAAGGCCGGATTGATGACTGACCCCATAACCGGAGAAGAAAGGCAGGCCATATGCATTTTCATGAATGTTTTCAATGTTCATGTAAACAGAATGCCAGTGGCTGGAAAAATTGAAGCCATAAAGTATTTTCCGGGCAAGTTCTTTAATGCTTCTCTGGACAAGGCGTCCAGGGACAATGAGAGATGCGCCTGGCTATTAAGTGATGAAAAAAAAGGAAAATGGACCATGGTCCAGATAGCCGGGCTGGTGGCCAGAAGGATTGTCTGTCTGGCTGAAAAAGGTGACCAGCTTGCCCGTGGGGAGCGTTACGGGCTTATCAAGTTCGGCTCCAGGGTTGACCTTTTCCTCCCAAGTGAATATGAAATTGCAGTAGATATCGGTGACAAGACCATTGCCGGGCAAACAATCATTGCCAAGAAAATAAGTTGATTAATGACCAATAAATCAGGCCCAAAACACAAGGGATTTTATATCCTGCCTAACTTGCTGACCACAGCCAGTCTGTTTATCGGCTTTATGGGCATATTGTGGGCCATTGAGGGCCGGTTTGAACTGACCGCTCTGGCCATCCTGGCTGCCTGTATTTTTGATGGTCTTGATGGCAAGATTGCCAGACTGACTAATTCGACCTCTGATTTTGGAATCCAGTTTGATTCTTTGTCCGACCTGGTTTCGTTTGGAGTGTGTCCGGCGCTTATGATTTATTTATGGCAGACCCATGCCTTTGATCAGGTCGGGCTGGCAGTAGCATTCTTGTTCATGGCCTGCGGAGCCCTCAGGCTGGCCAGGTTCAACCTCCAAACCAAGAATCTGCCCAAGAGTTTCTTCCTGGGGCTGCCCATCCCTGCGGCTGCCTGTACTTTGGCCACTCTGGTCCTTTTTACTACTTATCTGCCTGAAACACTGCTGACGGTTGTCCTGCCCAAGGCAACCCTGGCCCTGACCTTTGCCCTTGGCCTGCTTATGATCAGCAAGGTGAAATATGCTTCATTTAAAGAACTTGAGATGGTCAGGCTCCATCCATTTTCTTCAACGGTCACGGCCATCATGATTTTTGTTCTGGTGGCTTCAGAACCCAAATTTCTGGGCTTTCTGTTTTTCATGGCCTATGTCTTTTCAGGTCTGATATACACCTACCTTTACCTTCCTCTACGCAAGCCTGCAAACCTACGAGAGCCCAAAAAGGAGCTCTCATAATTATTTAATATTTCATATTGACCGCTTTGGTCGCCTTATTTCAGGACTTGAGTCTTTGGAGTGATGAGTCTAACCTTTTTAGGGGTTTCTGGATAACACACCATAACAGATCTGATTCAGATAACCCTGTTCCTGATGGCTAAGTTGACTCCTCACTCAGTAGACTTGTAACTTATTATATTTTTTATTTAAATAAATCAGGGAGAAATACCATGTCCAACAGAGTATATATATTTGATACCACCCTTCGTGATGGCGAGCAGTCACCTGGAGCGACCATGAATACCAGGGAAAAGGTACGGCTGGCCAGGCAATTGGAAAGGCTCGGTGTGGATATAATAGAGGCCGGGTTTCCAGCTGCAAGCCAGGGAGATTTTGATTCAGTCTCTGAGATAGCTGCTTCAGTGAAAAATGCCGAGGTGGCCGGACTTTGCCGGTCAGTCAAAAAAGACATTGATGCTGCCTGGGGGGCAATAAAGGAAGCTGCAAAACCCAGGATTCACACCTTTATTGCAACTTCTGACATCCATATGAAATACAAGCTGGGTAAGAGCAGGGACCAGGTCCTGGAGATGACCAGGGATGCTGTGGCCTATGCAGCAGGCCTTTGTCCCAATGTGGAATTCTCAGCTGAAGATGCTTCCAGGTCCGAGCCCCAATTCCTGGCTAAGGTGGTTGAGGCAGCCATAGCAGCCGGAGCAAAAACTATAAATATTCCCGATACAGTGGGCTATGCCCAGCCTTATGAATATGGAGAGCTGATCAGGTTTCTTTTGGACAACGTGGAAAACAGTCACAAGGCGATTTTCAGTGTGCATTGTCACAATGACCTGGGCCTTGGCGTTGCCAACACCCTTGCAGCGATCAAGGCTGGAGCCAGACAGGCCGAGGTGACCCTGAGCGGAATTGGAGAAAGGGCTGGAAACGCTGCCCTGGAAGAAGTGGTCATGGCTTTGAATGTCCGGGCAGACTACTATGGCCTTGAAACCGGAATTGATACAGCCCAGATTTATCCGTCCTGCCGGCTTCTCTCCATGATCATCGGGCAGCCCATTCCTCCTTACAAGGCCATTACTGGAGCCAATGCCTTTGCTCATGAATCCGGCATCCACCAGGACGGCATGCTCAAAAACAGGCAGACTTACGAAATCATGACCCCGGACAGCATCGGCAAGTCATCCAGTGACATCGTTATTGGCAAGCATTCAGGCCGCCATGCCCTGAAGAGCAAGCTGGACGAACTTGGCTACCGCCTGACTGAGGAGCAGCTTTCCCAGGTTTTTCAGGCAGTAAAAAACCTGGCTGATAAAAAGAAACAGGTTTTTATTGAAGATGTGGAAGCTGTAGTCCTGGAAGAGGTTTACCGGATACCTGATAAGTTCAAACTGATCTACCTGAGTTCCATGTCCGGAAACATGGCCATTCCAACCGCTGCCCTTAAAATGGAAGTCATGGGTGAGGAAAAGCAGCTGTCGGATTTCGGAGTGGGTCCCATTGACGCGGTTTTCAATACCATTGACCATTTAGTTGAAAGAAGTCCAAAGCTTATGCGTTATTCGGTCAATGCTATCACTGGCGGGGCTGATGCCCAGGGAGAGGTTACAGTCAAGCTTGAAGAAAACTCCATGACCTCAGTGGGCCGGGCATCAGATCCGGATATCATTGTGGCCAGTGCCAAAGCCTATATAAATGCCTTGAACCGTCTGGCCAAAAAGGAAAGTGACCTTGAAGAAGGCAGGGCTGATGGATCTGGTGACCATGCACCTTAGCTGAATAGCTACCTGAAGATCAGGAAGCCTGTCTGATTTGTTTGGATTTTTATTGTTAATTATGAGTCCTGACTGCCTTATACCAAATAGGAGATAACCATTGTGGCAAAGACACTAGCTCAGAAAATTCTGCAAATGCACTGCAGGGAAGAGGTTAAGGAGGCCGGCCAGATTGTTCAGTGTGAAACCAGCATGGTGCTGGCCAATGATATCACTGCTCCCCTGGCCATTGATTCGTTTCGGAAAATGGGGGCTAAAAGGGTGTTTGACCGGGAAAAGGTCGCTTTGGTCTGCGACCATTTCACCCCCAATAAGGACATTGATTCAGCCGAGCAGGTCAAAAAGGTCCGGGAGTTTGCAAAGGAAATGGGCGTGGTCCATTACTATGAAGGTGGGAACGTAGGGGTTGAACACGCTCTCTTGCCTGAGTTGGGCCTGGTCGGGCCAGGAGACATAGTGGTAGGCGCAGACAGTCATACCTGTACTTATGGAGGGCTGGGCGCGTTTGCCACCGGTATGGGCAGTACTGACATAGCTGGAGCCATGGCTTTGGGCGAAACCTGGTTCAAGGTTCCGGAAAGCATCAGGGTGAACATCGCAGGAGAGCTTGAAAAATATACCACGGCCAAGGATATTATTCTGCACCTGATCGGGCTGATCGGGGTTGACGGCGCCTTGTACAGGGCCCTTGAGTTTGCCGGACCGGTTGTTGACCAGTTGGAAATGGAAGGCAGGATGACCATGGCCAACATGGCTATTGAGGCTGGAGGTAAAGTCGGGCTTTTCCCATCAGATCAGAAAACCCTTGAATATTGCAGCCAGAAAGGTTTTGAAAATGCCATTGAGATATTCCCTGATGCCGGGGCTTCATACTACCGGAAAGTAGAGATTAATATGACCGGTATGGGACCTCAAGTTGCCTGTCCCCATCTTCCTGACAATGTCAAAGGCATTGATGAGCTTGGAGGAATCAAAGTCGACCAGGTTGTGCTTGGTTCATGCACCAATGGCCGCATTTCTGATCTGAGACAGGCTGCCCGGATTATTGAAGGCCAGAAGGTGAACCCCAAGGTCAGATTCATTGTGCTGCCTGCAACCCCAAAGATTTATGAGCAGGCTCTTGATGAAGGGTTGCTTGGCATCTTCATCAAGGCCGGGGCAATTATCGGCCCTCCGACTTGTGGACCATGCCTTGGTGGACACATGGGGATTCTGGCTTCAGGGGAAAAATGCCTGGCCACGACCAATCGAAATTTCAAAGGTCGGATGGGCAGCCTGGAAAGTGAAGTCTACCTCGGATCTCCTGTGGTAGCGGCTGCTGCGGCCATAGCCGGTGAAATTATTCATCCGGAAAAGCTGTAATAGCCAGCAGATTGCCCATCTTGCTTTTGATGGATGAGAGTTCAGGTGCAGGAGAGCCTTTGGTTTTATAAACTATAGTGGAGAATTCAGATGAATTATAAAGGTCAAGCTCATAAGGTCGGAGATCACATAGATACTGATGCCATCATACCGGCCAGATTCCTGGTGACCACAGATGCAACAGAGCTGGGAAACAAATGTTTTGAAGGACTGGAAGAAGGCTGGGTAAAAAGAGTGAACAAAGGAGATATCCTGGTGGGCGGGAAAAACTTTGGCTGTGGTTCGTCCAGGGAACATGCCCCGATAGCTATCCTTGGGGCGGGCATGCCAGTGGTTGTTGCTCATAGTTTTGCCAGGATATTTTATCGTAACGGGTTCAACATGGGCCTGGTCCTTTTGGAAATCGGCGACGACATAGCCGGGATAAATGACGGTGATGAGCTGGATATTGATGCAAAGACCGGAATTATCAAAAATCTCACCACCAATAAAGAAATCAGGAGCCGTCCGGTTCCAGAGTTCATGGCTGAAATCCTGGCCAAAGGGGGATTAATCCCCTATGTTCGGGAAAAGGTGGCTCAGTAAAATTTAAGGGTAGTTTAAGTCCTGATTTTTTTCTGTAAATCTGAAACACACAGGAATTTCTATGCACATGAAGATATGCGTTTTGCCCGGGGATGGAATCGGCAAGGAAATAATGATTCAGGCTGAAAAAGTCATGGCCAGGATTGCTGATCTCTTTGGCCATGATCTGGAGATTGACCATGCTCTGATCGGTGGGGCTGCCATTGATGAAAAAGGTGTTCCCCTTCCTGATGAAACCATTGAACTCTGCTCGGGCAAAGACGCTATCTTGCTCGGAGCAGTGGGCGGACCCAAATGGGATGAGCTGGATAAAGCAATTCGTCCTGAAAAAGGACTTTTGGGCATCCGCAAAGCTTTTGATCTTTTTGCCAATCTGAGGCCTGCGCTGCTCTTTCCTGAGCTTAAAGACGCATCCCTGCTTCGGCCAGATATTGTGGACAAGGGCATTGATCTTCTGGTGGTCAGAGAGTTGACCAGCGGGATATATTTTGGAGAGCCAAGGGGGGAGGAAATAAGAAACGGTCGAAAATTTGCCTTTAACACCATGATCTACTCCGAAGATGAGATAGAAAGAGTGGCAAGGGTTGCCTTTGAAGCTGCAAGGAAAAGGCGCTCAAAGGTTTGTTCGGTGGACAAGGCCAATGTCCTGGATGTATCTCAGCTCTGGAGGGAGATCGTAATAGAGACGGCCAGGGAGTATCCTGATGTGGAACTCAGCCATCTCTACGTTGACAACGCAGCCATGCAGCTGGTCCGGGACCCGTCCCAGTTTGACGTTATTCTTACCTCAAATCTTTTCGGAGACATCCTTTCGGATGAGGCTGCGGTAATTACCGGATCTCTGGGCATGCTCCCCTCTGCATCCATGGGTCTGAAGAACCCAGCTCTGTATGAGCCTATTCATGGTTCTGCTCCGGATATTGCCGGACAAGATCTGGCCAATCCACTGGCAACCATTCTCTCTGTGGCCATGATGTTCAAGCATTCCTTTGCCTTAGACAAAGAGGCTATGGCTATTGAAGGTGCAGTTAAAGATGTTCTGGAAAAAGGCTTCCGAACCGGGGATATCATGTCTTCGGGTATGAAGCAGGTTGGTTGTGATGAGATGGGGAATCTGGTGGTTCAGGCCCTTTAGCCGGATCTTTTTCTAATCAGTTTTTTTCGGAGGACAAGATTCATCAGAAAATCTTGTCCTCCAGTTTGATGCTGACAGTCTTAGCTGTCCCCTAAAATTTGCCTGATTCGGCACACACCACAGATATCCTCGGATGTGGGGTAACCACAGTTCAGACAGGGCGTGGGCTTTTGACCCTCTTCCCGGTCCATCTTGGCAAAAGCTTTTTGTCCCCGGCTAAGAAATCCCTCATAAAAATTCAACTTTCGTCCTGGCTGCTTGTGCTCAAGCTCATCCATCAGGGTCTTGTAAAATGTGAAGCTTGCCCCTTTGCTGTAGGGACATGGAGTAAATCCGTAATCAATTCCAGCCAGAAAAGAGAGGTTGGCTGTCTCAAACTCTCCCATCCGGTACAAGGGCTTAACTTTGCGCACAAAGCCATTTTCTGCAGGAAGTAAAGGGCCTTGATCTCCCAGGTAGGCAGCGTCCCATCTGAAGACATTGGAAAAAAGCCTGGCCACTTCATCATCAAGGTTGTGTCCGGTGGCAAGAACGTTAAAGCCATTATCCATTGCAAATTTATTGAAATAATATCTTTTAATTTTGCCGCATACCGAACAGACAGGCCTTTTGATTATCTTTTTCACTTCTGGAATGGGCAGTCCCATTTTTTCCATTTCCAGGATGTAGAGTTCAAGTCTGTTTTCTGAACAAAATCTTTCCACATGGGATCTGGCATCTGCTGATGAGCCTGGGATGGCCAGATCAATATGCAGTCCGGAAACGTCGTAGCCGAGTTTTTTCAACTGCCAGGCCAGGGCCAGAGAATCCTTTCCTCCGCTTAAGGCGATGAGGATTTTGTCGTCATGGCTGAACAGCTTTTTGTCCTTGATGGCTTTTTCAACCTGTCTTTCAAAGAAAAGCAGATAGCATTCAGGACAGAATCCGGCGTTATGGCTGGGAAGGGCAATTACAGCCGTATCTTTGCATCTGGTACATTTCATGTTATCCTCTGGATGCCACAACCCTGACTTTTAGCTGGTCATCTGGAAATATCTGGACATCCGGGGTCAAAAGCCGGCCTTCCCTGATGACCAGGGCCTGGGTCGGCTTAAGGCCTAGTTTGTTAAGCAGTCCCAGCACAGTTGCGACCCTGGGGATTTCCTTAATTTTATTTTCCGGCTGAAGAAGGACTTGCATCTGCTTGCTCTTTGATTCTGTTTAGATTATCTGGTGTTATTAAGTTGGATTAAGACAAATATTCCTGTTAACCGGGCATTAACTCCACGAGGAGATGGTTTTATGAGTAAGAAGATTCTGGTTGTCGATGATGAGCTTCATATCAGGATGCTTTACCAGGAAGAGTTTGAAAGCCTTGGTTATAAAGTTGTCACATCAGATGGCTCCGAAGACATCCTTGCCCTGCTTGAGAAAGAAAAGCCCGGTCTGGTTGTGCTGGACATCAAGCTGGGTCATGACCGGTCAGGCCTGGATATACTTCAGGAAATCCGTTCCCAGGACCAGGATATCCCAGTAATTTTGTGCACAGCTTATGACAGCTTTCAGCACGACCTAAAGTCCATTGCCGCAGACCACTATGTGGTCAAGTCTGTGGACCTGACCGAGCTGGTCGGAAAAGTAAAGAAAATTCTAAGCTAATCAGGCTGGTTACACTTTGCCTCCTAGATGCACCAAGTTTATGCTTGGGGTTACCTGCCTCTTTGATACCTGTTTACAGCCCGGTTGTGTTCCTGCAGGGTTTTGCTGAAGTGATGGGAACCATCGTTTCTGGATACAAAATACAGGTAGTTATGTTCTTCTGGAAACAGGGCTGCTTTAATGGAAGCCAGGCCCGGTGAGCAGATGGGGGTGGGAGGAAAGCCCCGATGTCTGTAAGTGTTGTAGGGATTGTCCCGGTCTTCCAAATGAGATCTGCGCAGCCTGCCTTCAAATTCTTCTCCCAGGCCGTATATTATCGTGGGATCACATTGCAACAGCATGTTTTTCTGGATCCGGTTGTGAAATACCCCGGAAACAATCCTTCGTTCCGCACTGATCCCGGTTTCTTTTTCAACAAGTGAAGCCAGATTAATGGTCTGATAGACTTCATCGAAGTCCATCTGCTCCCACAAGTGTCCGGTGGATTTCCAGAACTGGCCGATCATGATACTGATAAGCCTTCTGGCTCCAATGTCCCTGGTGGGTGAGAGATAGTAGGTCTCTGGAAATAAAAAACCTTCAGCGCTTTTTCCGTGTACTCCAAGTCCCTCCAGAAAGTCCTGGTCATTAACCAGCCTGCTGAATTCTTCAAAATCAACCAGCCCTTCATGCTCCAGCAGTCTTCCGGTCTGCCACCAGCTCAGACCTTCCGGGATCTGGATTCGGTTCAAGGCTTCACGGCCTATGGTCAGATGGTCAAGTATCCTGACCATGGACCATGAGGGATCCAGCTGGTAGTGACCGGCCTTGACATCTCTGGCCTGGCCGGTGAGCCTGCCCAGAAAATAAAAGACCATTTCATTTCTTATGAGATCTTTTGAATGAAGCTGAGTTGCAATGCTTTTAAAGCTCTGGCCATGGTTGATGCGGACAATGGTTTCCAGGCTTTTGGCACTGGCAGGGGTGGTTATGGAGTGGTAGAAATAACCGGCCCCTGATATGAGCAGCAATGCAAAGAAAATCAGAAAAGAAAAGATTGCTTTTTTCATGTCACGATGTCTGATTCAAAAAGGTTTCAAGGATAAGAACTGCTGCCATCTGGTCAAGATTCTCTCTGACTTTGGTCTGGCTTAACTTTCGCTCCAAGAGCATTGATTTTGCTTCTCCAGAGGTAAAAGCCTCATTGACGGTGTAAACAGGCAGATCAGTTCTGCGGCAGAGACTCTCTTTAAAATTGATTGCCTGCCTGCATGTAAGGCTTGGTTCCTGGTCGGCCTGGATGGGAAGCCCCAAGACCACGGCCTGGATGTTCTGTTTCTCAATTATGTCCATGAGCTGGTCAAAAGTATCCTGCCGGGTGGTCCTGACAATGGTTGCCAAGGGGAAGACCATGCTTTGGCAGGGGCTGCTCACAGCCAGGCCGATTCTTTTCAGTCCAAAGTCAATTCCCAGATAGCGCATTTTGATTAATGTTGGCTCAGGAATAGTACAGCACAGGTTCCTGTATCCTGCTTTTGGACAGCTTCTTTAAAAAATCGTTTTTCCAGGTTTTCCCCAGCCTGGTCTGGGCCAGATACTCCACAGTATGTAAGACTTTTCTTTTGGATTTTAGTTCCATCAGGCTTCTTGAAATACCGATCTTACAGGAAGGGCATCCCACCAGCAGGGGAAAATCTTCATTATACTCGGGCAATTGTTTTGCAAGGATTTCCTGTTTTCTTGCCCTGATAAGATTGTAGATTTCTGGAGAGGTCATGGCTCCCAGACCGGATTCACCGCAGCAGCCAGGACTCAGTTCAATCTTTGATCCCAGGAATTCCCCTAGTTTTGAAGCGTATACCTCTCCGGCCTTAAGCAGATTCACCCCCACCCATTCGGCATGACAGGCAGGGTGGTAAAGGATTTTTTCCGGGCCATTCTGAGGTTTCGGTTCTGTTTCCTGCAACAGGTACTGAACAATATCCAGATGCCCCAGATCTTTTGAATTTGTCTTAAGGCGGTAATCATGAATCCCTTCCCTGCAGGTTCCGCAGGAAGTCAGGATATGCCCGGAAGTCAGCCCCTGATCCTTAGCAGAATTGATAAGCTGCTGGAGCATCCTGCGGTTGTCAGCTTTGATTTTTTCATAGCTTTCCAGGCAACCTCCGGCCAGCAACGGATAGCCGCAACAAAGATGTTTGTCCGGCAAAATAACGGTTCGACCTGCTTCCAAAAGCAGGACCAGACTGGCTAGGCCAATGTCGCGATAAAAAAGGCCTCCGCCACATCCAGGAAAATAAAAGACAGCTTCGCCTGTAGCCTTGTTCTCTGGCCTGAAAATGTGATGTTTGCCAAGGCGCAGGGCCTCAGGAAGATTGCGAAAACCGATTTCAGGAGATCTATCCCGGAACAGGGGGCTGGTCAGTTTTTTTCTCCAGAATGAGGGTACAATTCCCAGAGCGGTGTTCTGGATTCTCTGACCAATGCCAGCCAGTTTGGCAGCCCTGGGGATCATTTTCTGGGGGTCCTGGCTCAGGTATTTAAGGATTCTGTTTTTGACCGGATGGCCTGAAGCTTTGTTTATGTCCAAAAAAGAACGCATTTCCAGAGCAGCCCTGGCGTTTTCAATCTTTACCGGACAGGCCTGGGTGCATTTACCGCAGGCTGTGCAGTGCTCCATGATCCTTCTTAAGTGCCCAACAACCTCCTGATCAGGATCTCCATGGAGAAGCTGAGTATAGTATATGGCTTCAATGAGGGCTCCCATGGCTATGTTTTTGTTTCTGGGGTGAAACAAAAGACCTTTCTGGGGAAGGTACATGGGGCAGGTCTGCTTGCATTTGCCGCATCTGGAGCAGGACTGAATGCTTCTTAGAAGGTTGATGAGCCTGTCTTTTTCTTCAAGGCCGGTTTTATTGAGATCTTCAATCAGCTGATTGAAGGAAAAGGTGTAGGGATGAACAGGCAGATCCTTTTGAATCAGCTTTCCCGGATTAAAGACATTTCTGGGGTCGATTTTTTTCTTGTAAGCTTTCAGGGCGGCAATCTTGTCATCGGACAGAAATCCGATCTTGGTGATGCCGATGCCGTGCTCTCCAGA
Coding sequences within it:
- the leuB gene encoding 3-isopropylmalate dehydrogenase, which gives rise to MHMKICVLPGDGIGKEIMIQAEKVMARIADLFGHDLEIDHALIGGAAIDEKGVPLPDETIELCSGKDAILLGAVGGPKWDELDKAIRPEKGLLGIRKAFDLFANLRPALLFPELKDASLLRPDIVDKGIDLLVVRELTSGIYFGEPRGEEIRNGRKFAFNTMIYSEDEIERVARVAFEAARKRRSKVCSVDKANVLDVSQLWREIVIETAREYPDVELSHLYVDNAAMQLVRDPSQFDVILTSNLFGDILSDEAAVITGSLGMLPSASMGLKNPALYEPIHGSAPDIAGQDLANPLATILSVAMMFKHSFALDKEAMAIEGAVKDVLEKGFRTGDIMSSGMKQVGCDEMGNLVVQAL
- a CDS encoding ATP-binding protein; translated protein: MKCTRCKDTAVIALPSHNAGFCPECYLLFFERQVEKAIKDKKLFSHDDKILIALSGGKDSLALAWQLKKLGYDVSGLHIDLAIPGSSADARSHVERFCSENRLELYILEMEKMGLPIPEVKKIIKRPVCSVCGKIKRYYFNKFAMDNGFNVLATGHNLDDEVARLFSNVFRWDAAYLGDQGPLLPAENGFVRKVKPLYRMGEFETANLSFLAGIDYGFTPCPYSKGASFTFYKTLMDELEHKQPGRKLNFYEGFLSRGQKAFAKMDREEGQKPTPCLNCGYPTSEDICGVCRIRQILGDS
- a CDS encoding 3-isopropylmalate dehydratase small subunit, giving the protein MNYKGQAHKVGDHIDTDAIIPARFLVTTDATELGNKCFEGLEEGWVKRVNKGDILVGGKNFGCGSSREHAPIAILGAGMPVVVAHSFARIFYRNGFNMGLVLLEIGDDIAGINDGDELDIDAKTGIIKNLTTNKEIRSRPVPEFMAEILAKGGLIPYVREKVAQ
- the ruvX gene encoding Holliday junction resolvase RuvX: MRYLGIDFGLKRIGLAVSSPCQSMVFPLATIVRTTRQDTFDQLMDIIEKQNIQAVVLGLPIQADQEPSLTCRQAINFKESLCRRTDLPVYTVNEAFTSGEAKSMLLERKLSQTKVRENLDQMAAVLILETFLNQTS
- a CDS encoding response regulator, coding for MSKKILVVDDELHIRMLYQEEFESLGYKVVTSDGSEDILALLEKEKPGLVVLDIKLGHDRSGLDILQEIRSQDQDIPVILCTAYDSFQHDLKSIAADHYVVKSVDLTELVGKVKKILS
- the mltG gene encoding endolytic transglycosylase MltG; this translates as MKKAIFSFLIFFALLLISGAGYFYHSITTPASAKSLETIVRINHGQSFKSIATQLHSKDLIRNEMVFYFLGRLTGQARDVKAGHYQLDPSWSMVRILDHLTIGREALNRIQIPEGLSWWQTGRLLEHEGLVDFEEFSRLVNDQDFLEGLGVHGKSAEGFLFPETYYLSPTRDIGARRLISIMIGQFWKSTGHLWEQMDFDEVYQTINLASLVEKETGISAERRIVSGVFHNRIQKNMLLQCDPTIIYGLGEEFEGRLRRSHLEDRDNPYNTYRHRGFPPTPICSPGLASIKAALFPEEHNYLYFVSRNDGSHHFSKTLQEHNRAVNRYQRGR
- the leuC gene encoding 3-isopropylmalate dehydratase large subunit yields the protein MAKTLAQKILQMHCREEVKEAGQIVQCETSMVLANDITAPLAIDSFRKMGAKRVFDREKVALVCDHFTPNKDIDSAEQVKKVREFAKEMGVVHYYEGGNVGVEHALLPELGLVGPGDIVVGADSHTCTYGGLGAFATGMGSTDIAGAMALGETWFKVPESIRVNIAGELEKYTTAKDIILHLIGLIGVDGALYRALEFAGPVVDQLEMEGRMTMANMAIEAGGKVGLFPSDQKTLEYCSQKGFENAIEIFPDAGASYYRKVEINMTGMGPQVACPHLPDNVKGIDELGGIKVDQVVLGSCTNGRISDLRQAARIIEGQKVNPKVRFIVLPATPKIYEQALDEGLLGIFIKAGAIIGPPTCGPCLGGHMGILASGEKCLATTNRNFKGRMGSLESEVYLGSPVVAAAAAIAGEIIHPEKL